A stretch of the Cygnus olor isolate bCygOlo1 chromosome 25, bCygOlo1.pri.v2, whole genome shotgun sequence genome encodes the following:
- the ITGA2B gene encoding integrin alpha-IIb isoform X6, with translation MGAACCAPALLGALLLLWGLCWASGPELLHPQPTVYEGPPGSYFGFSLDFYVTKDRTSVAVGAPRANTSQPGVVEPGAVFLCSWPPEDPPCDPVPFDTAGDETETSSSMKLHVYKSNQWLGASVTSWHGTLVACAPLQHWNAIQEDLEAFRTPVGACFMGAAGLRRFVWYSPCRSTQMASVYKENKYILDQRYCELGFSAAVTSDGMLALGAPGGYYFKGLLYLGKLDSILARFHGKSLVWIEGPRRPTVEQTSVDYEDGYRGYSVAVGEFDDNPKTKEYVVGVPNKSNTTGEVEIFSEGMSLRRMQGIASEQVASYFGHTVAVADINGDGQDDILVGAPLYMERRPEGKLSEVGRLYLYLQRGKWSFAKPPQTLTGIHPYGRFASAITSLGDLDKDGYGDVAVGAPFGGDSGSGQVLIFRGQREGLEPVPTQRLNSPFPGPAAFGFALRGATDLDGNGYMDLLVGAFGAAKVAVYRGQPVVVAQAQLSVPSGLNPEKMACVLPDSDTHVSCFPVVLCVSVTGQNIPQSIRLDAELQLDRLKQKLSRRVLLLQGHQASWHRTLVLAMGTSPLCHNLTAYLRDKADFKDKLSPIVTSLSLALASSPGAQGLGLVLYGDTLVQAQTHIVLEDCGEDNVCVPDLSLAAHTPGTRLLIGAENVVCLHARATNVGEGAFEAELRVQLPEDTYYQKALSNIQGQEKLSCIPRKENGSRVVLCELGNPMKAGAQITVDMELSVTGLEDVGDAITFQLQLRSKNSPTSTVVTVVVPVEAQAAMELRGKSLPTTMVLPTSWHGVEGSRRLEDHGIRVEHVYQLHNKGPATVTNVTLRLDVPTEIDGRILFYLLELGTEGGISCAQPPNLNPKQLEMPQPTGVGPRNGTHRRERREAGEPVATALEKPIPVDCGNATCVEVTCWAPSLAKDQRVLVSVRALLWMDTLQQREHLLKQFLVQSRGFFNTSAMPYRVRPHALPTGKAEAATEVMRASPDGKRDVPVWWVVLGVLAGLLLLTLLILLMWKIGFFKRTRPPMEEDTQEPGQAREMGGTQS, from the exons ATGGGTGCTGCCTGCTgcgctcctgccctgctgggggccctgctgctgctctgggggctgtgctgggcctCTGGCCCAGAGCTGCTCCACCCCCAGCCCACGGTGTACGAGGGGCCCCCTGGCAGCTACTTCGGCTTCTCCCTGGATTTCTACGTGACCAAGGACAG GACAAGCGTGGCGGTGGGGGCTCCCCGCGCCAACACCTCGCAGCCTGGAGTGGTCGAGCCTGGTGCCgtcttcctctgctcctggccGCCTGAAGACCCCCCGTGCGACCCCGTCCCCTTTGACACTGCGG GGGATGAGACGGAGACCAGTAGCTCCATGAAGCTCCATGTCTACAAGTCCAACCAGTGGCTGGGGGCCTCCGTGACCAGCTGGCATGGCACACTGGTG gcCTGCGCCCCGCTGCAGCACTGGAATGCCATCCAGGAGGACCTCGAGGCTTTCCGCACCCCAGTGGGTGCCTGCTTCATGGGAGCCGCAGGGCTGCGCCGCTTCGTCTGGTACTCGCCCTGCCGCAGCACCCAAATGGCCTCCGTCTACAAGGAGAACAAATACA TCCTTGACCAGCGCTACTGCGAGTTGGGCTTCAGCGCGGCTGTCACCTCG GATGGCATGCTGGCGCTGGGTGCCCCCGGCGGGTACTACTTCAAGG GGCTCCTCTATTTGGGCAAATTGGATTCCATCCTCGCCCGCTTCCATGGCAAGTCCCTGGTTTGGATAGAGGGCCCCAGGCGCCCCACGGTAGAGCAGACATCCGTGGACTACGAGGACGGGTACCGGG GGTACTCGGTGGCCGTGGGCGAGTTCGACGACAATCCCAAAACCAAAG AGTACGTGGTGGGGGTCCCCAACAAAAGCAACACGACAGGCGAG gtgGAGATTTTCAGTGAGGGGATGAGCCTGCGCCGGATGCAGGGCATCGCCAGCGAGCAG GTGGCTTCATACTTCGGGCACACGGTGGCTGTGGCCGACATCAACGGGGACGG gcaggaCGACATTCTGGTGGGCGCCCCGCTCTACATGGAGCGGCGTCCCGAGGGCAAGCTCTCCGAGGTTGGCCGCCTCTACCTGTACCTGCAGCGGGGGAAGTGGTCCTTCGCCAAGCCCCCCCAGACCCTGACGGGCATCCACCCCTATGGCCGCTTCGCCTCCGCCATCACCAGCCTGGGGGACCTGGACAAGGACGGCTACGGCG ATGTGGCGGTGGGCGCCCCGTTTGGGGGTGACAGCGGCAGTGGGCAGGTCCTCATCTTCCGCGGGCAGAGGGAAGGGCTCGAGCCAGTGCCCACCCAGCGCCTCAACAGCCCCTTCCCTGGCCCCGCTGCCTTCGGCTTCGCCCTGCGCGGTGCCACGGACTTGGACGGCAACGGCTACATGG ATCTGCTGGTCGGGGCTTTTGGGGCCGCCAAGGTGGCCGTGTACCG GGGACAGCCCGTGGTGGTGGCCCAGGCACAGCTGAGCGTCCCCAGTGGGCTGAACCCTGAGAAGATGGCGTGTGTCCTGCCCGACTCCGACACACACGTCAGCTG CTTCCCCGTGGTGCTGTGTGTCAGTGTGACGGGCCAGAACATCCCCCAGAGCATCC GCCTTGATGCCGAGCTGCAGCTGGACAGGCTGAAGCAGAAGCTGTCCAGGAgggtgctcctgctgcagggccacCAAGCATCCTGGCACCGGACACTGGTGCTGGCCATGGGGACGTCCCCGCTCTGCCACAACCTCACTGCCTACCTGCGG GACAAGGCTGACTTCAAGGACAAGCTGAGCCCCATCGTCACCAGCCTCAGCCTGGCACTGGCCTCGTCACCGGgtgcccaggggctggggctggtgctgtaCGGGGACACCCTGGTGCAAGCGCAG ACCCACATCGTGCTGGAGGACTGTGGGGAGGACAACGTCTGCGTCCCCGACCTCAGCCTCGCTGCCCACAC GCCAGGTACCCGCCTGCTGATCGGGGCTGAGAACGTGGTGTGCCTGCACGCCCGTGCCACCAATGTGGGTGAAGGTGCCTTCGAGGCCGAGCTGCGGGTGCAGCTCCCAGAGGACACCTACTACCAGAAAGCCCTCAGTAACATCCAG GGGCAGGAGAAGCTGAGCTGCATCCCCAGGAAGGAGAACGGGAGCCGCGTGGTGCTCTGCGAGTTGGGCAACCCCATGAAGGCAGGCGCCCAG atCACTGTGGACATGGAGCTGAGCGTGACCGGGCTGGAGGACGTGGGCGATGCCATCaccttccagctccagctcaggAG CAAGAACAGCCCCACCAGCACGGTGGTGACGGTGGTGGTGCCCGTGGAGGCGCAGGCGGCGATGGAGCTGCGAGG GAAATCCCTGCCCACCACCATGGTGCTGCCCACGAGCTGGCACGGGGTGGAGGGCAGCCGCCGGCTGGAGGACCACGGCATCCGCGTGGAGCACGTCTACCAG CTCCACAATAAGGGCCCGGCCACCGTCACCAATGTCACCCTGCGCCTCGACGTCCCCACTGAGATCGATGGCCGCATCCTGTTCtacctgctggagctgggcaccgAGGGTGGCATCAGCTGCGCCCAGCCGCCCAACCTCAATCCCAAGCAG CTGGAAATGCCCCAACCCACAGGCGTGGGACCCCGCAACGGCACCCACCGGCGGGAGCGCAGGGAGGCGGGCGAGCCGGTGGCCACGGCGCTGGAGAAGCCCATCCCTGTG GACTGCGGCAACGCCACCTGTGTGGAGGTGACGTGCTGGGCGCCCAGCCTGGCCAAGGACCAGCGGGTGCTGGTGAGCGTCCGCGCCCTGCTCTGGATGGACACCTTGCAGCAG CGGGAACACCTCTTGAAGCAATTCCTCGTCCAGTCACGGGGCTTCTTCAACACCTCAGCCATGCCCTACCGTGTCCGGCCCCACGCCCTGCCCACCGGCAAGGCCGAG GCTGCCACCGAGGTGATGCGCGCCAGCCCCGATGGCAAGCGGGACGTGCCGGTGTGGTGGGTGGTGCTGGGCGTCCTTGCGGGGCTCCTGCTCCTcaccctcctcatcctcctcatgTGGAAG ATTGGCTTTTTCAAGAGGACCCGGCCACCCATGGAGGAGGACACGCAGGAGCCGGGACAGGCCCGGGAGATGGGGGGCACCCAGAGCTAG
- the ITGA2B gene encoding integrin alpha-IIb isoform X1, with translation MGAACCAPALLGALLLLWGLCWASGPELLHPQPTVYEGPPGSYFGFSLDFYVTKDRTSVAVGAPRANTSQPGVVEPGAVFLCSWPPEDPPCDPVPFDTAGACMLRDDAGCCHHRGAHPGMPVLPGDETETSSSMKLHVYKSNQWLGASVTSWHGTLVACAPLQHWNAIQEDLEAFRTPVGACFMGAAGLRRFVWYSPCRSTQMASVYKENKYILDQRYCELGFSAAVTSDGMLALGAPGGYYFKGLLYLGKLDSILARFHGKSLVWIEGPRRPTVEQTSVDYEDGYRGYSVAVGEFDDNPKTKEYVVGVPNKSNTTGEVEIFSEGMSLRRMQGIASEQVASYFGHTVAVADINGDGQDDILVGAPLYMERRPEGKLSEVGRLYLYLQRGKWSFAKPPQTLTGIHPYGRFASAITSLGDLDKDGYGDVAVGAPFGGDSGSGQVLIFRGQREGLEPVPTQRLNSPFPGPAAFGFALRGATDLDGNGYMDLLVGAFGAAKVAVYRGQPVVVAQAQLSVPSGLNPEKMACVLPDSDTHVSCFPVVLCVSVTGQNIPQSIRLDAELQLDRLKQKLSRRVLLLQGHQASWHRTLVLAMGTSPLCHNLTAYLRDKADFKDKLSPIVTSLSLALASSPGAQGLGLVLYGDTLVQAQTHIVLEDCGEDNVCVPDLSLAAHTPGTRLLIGAENVVCLHARATNVGEGAFEAELRVQLPEDTYYQKALSNIQGQEKLSCIPRKENGSRVVLCELGNPMKAGAQITVDMELSVTGLEDVGDAITFQLQLRSKNSPTSTVVTVVVPVEAQAAMELRGKSLPTTMVLPTSWHGVEGSRRLEDHGIRVEHVYQVGRSTQGCHLRPLVTHCHLTVLPQLHNKGPATVTNVTLRLDVPTEIDGRILFYLLELGTEGGISCAQPPNLNPKQLEMPQPTGVGPRNGTHRRERREAGEPVATALEKPIPVDCGNATCVEVTCWAPSLAKDQRVLVSVRALLWMDTLQQREHLLKQFLVQSRGFFNTSAMPYRVRPHALPTGKAEAATEVMRASPDGKRDVPVWWVVLGVLAGLLLLTLLILLMWKIGFFKRTRPPMEEDTQEPGQAREMGGTQS, from the exons ATGGGTGCTGCCTGCTgcgctcctgccctgctgggggccctgctgctgctctgggggctgtgctgggcctCTGGCCCAGAGCTGCTCCACCCCCAGCCCACGGTGTACGAGGGGCCCCCTGGCAGCTACTTCGGCTTCTCCCTGGATTTCTACGTGACCAAGGACAG GACAAGCGTGGCGGTGGGGGCTCCCCGCGCCAACACCTCGCAGCCTGGAGTGGTCGAGCCTGGTGCCgtcttcctctgctcctggccGCCTGAAGACCCCCCGTGCGACCCCGTCCCCTTTGACACTGCGGGTGCGTGCATGCTGCGGGACgatgctgggtgctgccaccACCGCGGGGCCCATCCTGGCATGCCCGTTCTTCCAGGGGATGAGACGGAGACCAGTAGCTCCATGAAGCTCCATGTCTACAAGTCCAACCAGTGGCTGGGGGCCTCCGTGACCAGCTGGCATGGCACACTGGTG gcCTGCGCCCCGCTGCAGCACTGGAATGCCATCCAGGAGGACCTCGAGGCTTTCCGCACCCCAGTGGGTGCCTGCTTCATGGGAGCCGCAGGGCTGCGCCGCTTCGTCTGGTACTCGCCCTGCCGCAGCACCCAAATGGCCTCCGTCTACAAGGAGAACAAATACA TCCTTGACCAGCGCTACTGCGAGTTGGGCTTCAGCGCGGCTGTCACCTCG GATGGCATGCTGGCGCTGGGTGCCCCCGGCGGGTACTACTTCAAGG GGCTCCTCTATTTGGGCAAATTGGATTCCATCCTCGCCCGCTTCCATGGCAAGTCCCTGGTTTGGATAGAGGGCCCCAGGCGCCCCACGGTAGAGCAGACATCCGTGGACTACGAGGACGGGTACCGGG GGTACTCGGTGGCCGTGGGCGAGTTCGACGACAATCCCAAAACCAAAG AGTACGTGGTGGGGGTCCCCAACAAAAGCAACACGACAGGCGAG gtgGAGATTTTCAGTGAGGGGATGAGCCTGCGCCGGATGCAGGGCATCGCCAGCGAGCAG GTGGCTTCATACTTCGGGCACACGGTGGCTGTGGCCGACATCAACGGGGACGG gcaggaCGACATTCTGGTGGGCGCCCCGCTCTACATGGAGCGGCGTCCCGAGGGCAAGCTCTCCGAGGTTGGCCGCCTCTACCTGTACCTGCAGCGGGGGAAGTGGTCCTTCGCCAAGCCCCCCCAGACCCTGACGGGCATCCACCCCTATGGCCGCTTCGCCTCCGCCATCACCAGCCTGGGGGACCTGGACAAGGACGGCTACGGCG ATGTGGCGGTGGGCGCCCCGTTTGGGGGTGACAGCGGCAGTGGGCAGGTCCTCATCTTCCGCGGGCAGAGGGAAGGGCTCGAGCCAGTGCCCACCCAGCGCCTCAACAGCCCCTTCCCTGGCCCCGCTGCCTTCGGCTTCGCCCTGCGCGGTGCCACGGACTTGGACGGCAACGGCTACATGG ATCTGCTGGTCGGGGCTTTTGGGGCCGCCAAGGTGGCCGTGTACCG GGGACAGCCCGTGGTGGTGGCCCAGGCACAGCTGAGCGTCCCCAGTGGGCTGAACCCTGAGAAGATGGCGTGTGTCCTGCCCGACTCCGACACACACGTCAGCTG CTTCCCCGTGGTGCTGTGTGTCAGTGTGACGGGCCAGAACATCCCCCAGAGCATCC GCCTTGATGCCGAGCTGCAGCTGGACAGGCTGAAGCAGAAGCTGTCCAGGAgggtgctcctgctgcagggccacCAAGCATCCTGGCACCGGACACTGGTGCTGGCCATGGGGACGTCCCCGCTCTGCCACAACCTCACTGCCTACCTGCGG GACAAGGCTGACTTCAAGGACAAGCTGAGCCCCATCGTCACCAGCCTCAGCCTGGCACTGGCCTCGTCACCGGgtgcccaggggctggggctggtgctgtaCGGGGACACCCTGGTGCAAGCGCAG ACCCACATCGTGCTGGAGGACTGTGGGGAGGACAACGTCTGCGTCCCCGACCTCAGCCTCGCTGCCCACAC GCCAGGTACCCGCCTGCTGATCGGGGCTGAGAACGTGGTGTGCCTGCACGCCCGTGCCACCAATGTGGGTGAAGGTGCCTTCGAGGCCGAGCTGCGGGTGCAGCTCCCAGAGGACACCTACTACCAGAAAGCCCTCAGTAACATCCAG GGGCAGGAGAAGCTGAGCTGCATCCCCAGGAAGGAGAACGGGAGCCGCGTGGTGCTCTGCGAGTTGGGCAACCCCATGAAGGCAGGCGCCCAG atCACTGTGGACATGGAGCTGAGCGTGACCGGGCTGGAGGACGTGGGCGATGCCATCaccttccagctccagctcaggAG CAAGAACAGCCCCACCAGCACGGTGGTGACGGTGGTGGTGCCCGTGGAGGCGCAGGCGGCGATGGAGCTGCGAGG GAAATCCCTGCCCACCACCATGGTGCTGCCCACGAGCTGGCACGGGGTGGAGGGCAGCCGCCGGCTGGAGGACCACGGCATCCGCGTGGAGCACGTCTACCAGGTAGGGCgcagcacccaagggtgccaCCTGAGGCCACTTGTCACCCACTGCCACCTCACTGTCCTCCCCCAGCTCCACAATAAGGGCCCGGCCACCGTCACCAATGTCACCCTGCGCCTCGACGTCCCCACTGAGATCGATGGCCGCATCCTGTTCtacctgctggagctgggcaccgAGGGTGGCATCAGCTGCGCCCAGCCGCCCAACCTCAATCCCAAGCAG CTGGAAATGCCCCAACCCACAGGCGTGGGACCCCGCAACGGCACCCACCGGCGGGAGCGCAGGGAGGCGGGCGAGCCGGTGGCCACGGCGCTGGAGAAGCCCATCCCTGTG GACTGCGGCAACGCCACCTGTGTGGAGGTGACGTGCTGGGCGCCCAGCCTGGCCAAGGACCAGCGGGTGCTGGTGAGCGTCCGCGCCCTGCTCTGGATGGACACCTTGCAGCAG CGGGAACACCTCTTGAAGCAATTCCTCGTCCAGTCACGGGGCTTCTTCAACACCTCAGCCATGCCCTACCGTGTCCGGCCCCACGCCCTGCCCACCGGCAAGGCCGAG GCTGCCACCGAGGTGATGCGCGCCAGCCCCGATGGCAAGCGGGACGTGCCGGTGTGGTGGGTGGTGCTGGGCGTCCTTGCGGGGCTCCTGCTCCTcaccctcctcatcctcctcatgTGGAAG ATTGGCTTTTTCAAGAGGACCCGGCCACCCATGGAGGAGGACACGCAGGAGCCGGGACAGGCCCGGGAGATGGGGGGCACCCAGAGCTAG
- the ITGA2B gene encoding integrin alpha-IIb isoform X3: MGAACCAPALLGALLLLWGLCWASGPELLHPQPTVYEGPPGSYFGFSLDFYVTKDRTSVAVGAPRANTSQPGVVEPGAVFLCSWPPEDPPCDPVPFDTAGACMLRDDAGCCHHRGAHPGMPVLPGDETETSSSMKLHVYKSNQWLGASVTSWHGTLVACAPLQHWNAIQEDLEAFRTPVGACFMGAAGLRRFVWYSPCRSTQMASVYKENKYILDQRYCELGFSAAVTSDGMLALGAPGGYYFKGLLYLGKLDSILARFHGKSLVWIEGPRRPTVEQTSVDYEDGYRGYSVAVGEFDDNPKTKEYVVGVPNKSNTTGEVEIFSEGMSLRRMQGIASEQVASYFGHTVAVADINGDGQDDILVGAPLYMERRPEGKLSEVGRLYLYLQRGKWSFAKPPQTLTGIHPYGRFASAITSLGDLDKDGYGDVAVGAPFGGDSGSGQVLIFRGQREGLEPVPTQRLNSPFPGPAAFGFALRGATDLDGNGYMDLLVGAFGAAKVAVYRGQPVVVAQAQLSVPSGLNPEKMACVLPDSDTHVSCFPVVLCVSVTGQNIPQSIRLDAELQLDRLKQKLSRRVLLLQGHQASWHRTLVLAMGTSPLCHNLTAYLRDKADFKDKLSPIVTSLSLALASSPGAQGLGLVLYGDTLVQAQTHIVLEDCGEDNVCVPDLSLAAHTPGTRLLIGAENVVCLHARATNVGEGAFEAELRVQLPEDTYYQKALSNIQGQEKLSCIPRKENGSRVVLCELGNPMKAGAQITVDMELSVTGLEDVGDAITFQLQLRSKNSPTSTVVTVVVPVEAQAAMELRGKSLPTTMVLPTSWHGVEGSRRLEDHGIRVEHVYQLHNKGPATVTNVTLRLDVPTEIDGRILFYLLELGTEGGISCAQPPNLNPKQLEMPQPTGVGPRNGTHRRERREAGEPVATALEKPIPVDCGNATCVEVTCWAPSLAKDQRVLVSVRALLWMDTLQQREHLLKQFLVQSRGFFNTSAMPYRVRPHALPTGKAEAATEVMRASPDGKRDVPVWWVVLGVLAGLLLLTLLILLMWKIGFFKRTRPPMEEDTQEPGQAREMGGTQS, from the exons ATGGGTGCTGCCTGCTgcgctcctgccctgctgggggccctgctgctgctctgggggctgtgctgggcctCTGGCCCAGAGCTGCTCCACCCCCAGCCCACGGTGTACGAGGGGCCCCCTGGCAGCTACTTCGGCTTCTCCCTGGATTTCTACGTGACCAAGGACAG GACAAGCGTGGCGGTGGGGGCTCCCCGCGCCAACACCTCGCAGCCTGGAGTGGTCGAGCCTGGTGCCgtcttcctctgctcctggccGCCTGAAGACCCCCCGTGCGACCCCGTCCCCTTTGACACTGCGGGTGCGTGCATGCTGCGGGACgatgctgggtgctgccaccACCGCGGGGCCCATCCTGGCATGCCCGTTCTTCCAGGGGATGAGACGGAGACCAGTAGCTCCATGAAGCTCCATGTCTACAAGTCCAACCAGTGGCTGGGGGCCTCCGTGACCAGCTGGCATGGCACACTGGTG gcCTGCGCCCCGCTGCAGCACTGGAATGCCATCCAGGAGGACCTCGAGGCTTTCCGCACCCCAGTGGGTGCCTGCTTCATGGGAGCCGCAGGGCTGCGCCGCTTCGTCTGGTACTCGCCCTGCCGCAGCACCCAAATGGCCTCCGTCTACAAGGAGAACAAATACA TCCTTGACCAGCGCTACTGCGAGTTGGGCTTCAGCGCGGCTGTCACCTCG GATGGCATGCTGGCGCTGGGTGCCCCCGGCGGGTACTACTTCAAGG GGCTCCTCTATTTGGGCAAATTGGATTCCATCCTCGCCCGCTTCCATGGCAAGTCCCTGGTTTGGATAGAGGGCCCCAGGCGCCCCACGGTAGAGCAGACATCCGTGGACTACGAGGACGGGTACCGGG GGTACTCGGTGGCCGTGGGCGAGTTCGACGACAATCCCAAAACCAAAG AGTACGTGGTGGGGGTCCCCAACAAAAGCAACACGACAGGCGAG gtgGAGATTTTCAGTGAGGGGATGAGCCTGCGCCGGATGCAGGGCATCGCCAGCGAGCAG GTGGCTTCATACTTCGGGCACACGGTGGCTGTGGCCGACATCAACGGGGACGG gcaggaCGACATTCTGGTGGGCGCCCCGCTCTACATGGAGCGGCGTCCCGAGGGCAAGCTCTCCGAGGTTGGCCGCCTCTACCTGTACCTGCAGCGGGGGAAGTGGTCCTTCGCCAAGCCCCCCCAGACCCTGACGGGCATCCACCCCTATGGCCGCTTCGCCTCCGCCATCACCAGCCTGGGGGACCTGGACAAGGACGGCTACGGCG ATGTGGCGGTGGGCGCCCCGTTTGGGGGTGACAGCGGCAGTGGGCAGGTCCTCATCTTCCGCGGGCAGAGGGAAGGGCTCGAGCCAGTGCCCACCCAGCGCCTCAACAGCCCCTTCCCTGGCCCCGCTGCCTTCGGCTTCGCCCTGCGCGGTGCCACGGACTTGGACGGCAACGGCTACATGG ATCTGCTGGTCGGGGCTTTTGGGGCCGCCAAGGTGGCCGTGTACCG GGGACAGCCCGTGGTGGTGGCCCAGGCACAGCTGAGCGTCCCCAGTGGGCTGAACCCTGAGAAGATGGCGTGTGTCCTGCCCGACTCCGACACACACGTCAGCTG CTTCCCCGTGGTGCTGTGTGTCAGTGTGACGGGCCAGAACATCCCCCAGAGCATCC GCCTTGATGCCGAGCTGCAGCTGGACAGGCTGAAGCAGAAGCTGTCCAGGAgggtgctcctgctgcagggccacCAAGCATCCTGGCACCGGACACTGGTGCTGGCCATGGGGACGTCCCCGCTCTGCCACAACCTCACTGCCTACCTGCGG GACAAGGCTGACTTCAAGGACAAGCTGAGCCCCATCGTCACCAGCCTCAGCCTGGCACTGGCCTCGTCACCGGgtgcccaggggctggggctggtgctgtaCGGGGACACCCTGGTGCAAGCGCAG ACCCACATCGTGCTGGAGGACTGTGGGGAGGACAACGTCTGCGTCCCCGACCTCAGCCTCGCTGCCCACAC GCCAGGTACCCGCCTGCTGATCGGGGCTGAGAACGTGGTGTGCCTGCACGCCCGTGCCACCAATGTGGGTGAAGGTGCCTTCGAGGCCGAGCTGCGGGTGCAGCTCCCAGAGGACACCTACTACCAGAAAGCCCTCAGTAACATCCAG GGGCAGGAGAAGCTGAGCTGCATCCCCAGGAAGGAGAACGGGAGCCGCGTGGTGCTCTGCGAGTTGGGCAACCCCATGAAGGCAGGCGCCCAG atCACTGTGGACATGGAGCTGAGCGTGACCGGGCTGGAGGACGTGGGCGATGCCATCaccttccagctccagctcaggAG CAAGAACAGCCCCACCAGCACGGTGGTGACGGTGGTGGTGCCCGTGGAGGCGCAGGCGGCGATGGAGCTGCGAGG GAAATCCCTGCCCACCACCATGGTGCTGCCCACGAGCTGGCACGGGGTGGAGGGCAGCCGCCGGCTGGAGGACCACGGCATCCGCGTGGAGCACGTCTACCAG CTCCACAATAAGGGCCCGGCCACCGTCACCAATGTCACCCTGCGCCTCGACGTCCCCACTGAGATCGATGGCCGCATCCTGTTCtacctgctggagctgggcaccgAGGGTGGCATCAGCTGCGCCCAGCCGCCCAACCTCAATCCCAAGCAG CTGGAAATGCCCCAACCCACAGGCGTGGGACCCCGCAACGGCACCCACCGGCGGGAGCGCAGGGAGGCGGGCGAGCCGGTGGCCACGGCGCTGGAGAAGCCCATCCCTGTG GACTGCGGCAACGCCACCTGTGTGGAGGTGACGTGCTGGGCGCCCAGCCTGGCCAAGGACCAGCGGGTGCTGGTGAGCGTCCGCGCCCTGCTCTGGATGGACACCTTGCAGCAG CGGGAACACCTCTTGAAGCAATTCCTCGTCCAGTCACGGGGCTTCTTCAACACCTCAGCCATGCCCTACCGTGTCCGGCCCCACGCCCTGCCCACCGGCAAGGCCGAG GCTGCCACCGAGGTGATGCGCGCCAGCCCCGATGGCAAGCGGGACGTGCCGGTGTGGTGGGTGGTGCTGGGCGTCCTTGCGGGGCTCCTGCTCCTcaccctcctcatcctcctcatgTGGAAG ATTGGCTTTTTCAAGAGGACCCGGCCACCCATGGAGGAGGACACGCAGGAGCCGGGACAGGCCCGGGAGATGGGGGGCACCCAGAGCTAG